Genomic window (Deltaproteobacteria bacterium):
AGAGTGGGAAGGTTTGGCGGGGGTGTTTGGTGCTTGGTCGCAAACCGATCATAGGTGTCTCTGCTTTCCTTGTTCAGCTCCGCGTGTGATTTGGTCTATAGAGACGATAGCGAATTGTTGAAGTGTTTGCCAATCTTGGAGGTTTAAGTGCCATCGTTTGATATCGTCAGTGAACTCGACTTGCAAGAAGTCGACAACGCTGTAAATACGGCGCAAAAAGAGATTAGCCAAAGGTTCGACTTTCGCGGCGGTAAGTCGTCGATCACTCTGGAGCGGGATGCCAAGAAGATCAAAATCGTGGCCGATGATGACATGAAGCTGCGCTCGATCCACCAGGTGCTTGAGGGCAAACTAGCAAAACGCGGGGTCGATCTCCGTGGCCTAAAATACGGCAAAGAAGAGAGTGGCAGCGGTGGCATCATCCGCCAAGAAATTCTGCTCAAAGCCGGACTGGACAAAGAAGAAGCCAAAGAAATCAGCAAAGTGATCAAAGACGGCAAACTCAAAGTCCAAGCCCAGATCCAAGACGAGCAGGTGCGCGTCACCAGTAAAAGTATCGACGAGCTGCAGGCCGCCATTGCTGCTCTCAAAAGTGCTCAGCTCAAGTTTCCTCTGCAGTTCACCAATATGCGTAGCTAAAGAAGTAGGTTTCACTCATGGGATTTAATTGCGGCATCGTCGGTCTGCCTAACGTCGGTAAATCAACCATTTTCAACGCTCTGACTGCGGCAGGTGCGGCGTCAGCGAACTACCCTTTCTGCACGATCGACCCCAACGTCGGGCGCGTCGATGTACCGGATCCACGACTTGATCAAATTGCCTCGGTCATCAAGACCTTGAAGACGATACCGGCCAGTATGGAGTTTGTTGATATCGCCGGACTGGTCCGCGGTGCCTCGCAGGGCGAGGGTCTTGGCAACCAGTTTCTCGGTCATATCCGCGCGACCGATGCTATTGTCAACGTCGTGCGCTGCTTTGAGGATACCGATATCACGCATGTTGAGGGATCGGTAAATCCGGTTCGTGACATCGAAACGATCCAAGCCGAACTCATCTATGCCGATACCGGCACGGTGGCGAAAGCTCTGGAGCGTTACCGGAAATTCCTCAAGGCGGGTAAAAAAGAGCACATCGCCATCGTAGCCATGCTCGAAGCCCTGGATACCCATCTGCAAGCGTTGAAGCCGGGACGGACTTTTGACGCGATGCCCTTCGTTGGGGATGTGCACGAAGTGCTCGAAGCATGGCGCGATCTGCATCTCTTGACGACTAAACCAGCGATTTATGTGTGCAACGTTGACGAAGCCCTAGCTGCTGGTACAGGTGACAACGAATACACGAAGCAGGTGCGTGATTACGCCGCCAAAGAGGGCGCTCAAGTCATTCTCTTGTGCGGTAAACTCGAGGAGGAAATCAGCACCATGGCTCCCGAGGACCGCCGTGAGATGATTGCGGCCCTCGGCATGAAAGAGCCCGGACTCAACGCGCTCATCCGCGCCGGTTATGCCACGCTGGGACTAGCCACCTATTTTACTGCCGGTGAAAAAGAGGTGCGCGCCTGGACGATCCACCACGGCGATAAGGCGCCGGCAGCCGCAGGTAAAATTCACTCGGACTTTGAACGCGGGTTTATCCGGGCCGAGGTCTACTCCATCGCCGATCTATTGAAAGCTGGCTCGAAAGTTAAACTCAAAGAACTTGGCCAGATCCGTTCTGAGGGCAAAGAATACGTCGTCCACGATGGCGACGTCATGGAGTTTAAGTTTAATGTTTAGTTGGCGTTGGCTCAGGCAGTGGCTTAGACATTGGCCCTACTTGCTATTGCCTCTTCTTGGGGCCTGCGTTCTTATGCGCACGGCTCCCGATAGCGATCCCGCGGCCGCTAAGAAGTCGGCACCTGAGGCCTTGCTCGTTGCTGTGCAGCTGCTTGGTGGTGGCGTAGGTGAACAAGCGCAGCAGGTGCTCCGCGATCTGGATCAGGCAGAGGCAACAGCTACCCCAGGCGAACTTGGTGCGATTAAGAAATTGCGGCCACTGGTCGAACGCCTCACGGCCTCTGACCCAACCCTGTCGGCCAAGGACTATGCGCGCGCGGCTCGGGTGATGAACCTCATTGCACGCGATCACCCGGACGATTTTGATTTGCAGTTGGCTACGA
Coding sequences:
- a CDS encoding YajQ family cyclic di-GMP-binding protein, with amino-acid sequence MPSFDIVSELDLQEVDNAVNTAQKEISQRFDFRGGKSSITLERDAKKIKIVADDDMKLRSIHQVLEGKLAKRGVDLRGLKYGKEESGSGGIIRQEILLKAGLDKEEAKEISKVIKDGKLKVQAQIQDEQVRVTSKSIDELQAAIAALKSAQLKFPLQFTNMRS
- the ychF gene encoding redox-regulated ATPase YchF, with the protein product MGFNCGIVGLPNVGKSTIFNALTAAGAASANYPFCTIDPNVGRVDVPDPRLDQIASVIKTLKTIPASMEFVDIAGLVRGASQGEGLGNQFLGHIRATDAIVNVVRCFEDTDITHVEGSVNPVRDIETIQAELIYADTGTVAKALERYRKFLKAGKKEHIAIVAMLEALDTHLQALKPGRTFDAMPFVGDVHEVLEAWRDLHLLTTKPAIYVCNVDEALAAGTGDNEYTKQVRDYAAKEGAQVILLCGKLEEEISTMAPEDRREMIAALGMKEPGLNALIRAGYATLGLATYFTAGEKEVRAWTIHHGDKAPAAAGKIHSDFERGFIRAEVYSIADLLKAGSKVKLKELGQIRSEGKEYVVHDGDVMEFKFNV